The Oncorhynchus nerka isolate Pitt River linkage group LG11, Oner_Uvic_2.0, whole genome shotgun sequence genome includes the window ATAACCTATTTCCTGTCCTTGTATATATGTGTCTAGAACTGGAGGCAAACCCAGATGCTGTGACTGTGGTTGTTCATaccagagaggacagggaagCCTTGAAACTCATCAACCTGATACAGATGGTCCCAGCTCTGGAGGCAGGTATGGTGGTACTGATCAGGTTTGATAGAGTACACTAAATATGATCATACTGTAATGATGACAAAAGATGATAAACTGTTGCAAATAGCCATCTCAGAATCTGTTTGTGTTTCCCAGGCCAGCTTGTACGGGAGTTTCCAGTGTTAGGTGTGTTGGATGGGGTGTTTTTCCTGGGTGTGGTTGATGAGCTGTATTGTAGTAAGTCTGGGGATCTGGTCCTGAGTGAACTGAAGACCCGCAGTCACAACTCCCTGCCGCATCCTGCCCAGGCCAAGGGACACTCTCTACAGGTAGGCTCCACAAAGTGCCGGTCCAGCCAATAAATGACATAAGAGGCCGCTAGCGGGACTGTCATACGAAATAATGTCCCCCGGCCAAAAAATGTCCCCCTCTGCGTCACAATGGGATTCGATCAACTATTAGTGTCCATTGCTATATCAACGGTGTGATGTCCTAATGATTCGAATTTTGGAGATCATTACAGCCTAAATTATGTTATTTTTATCATCGCTATGCAAACACCCGGCTAGAATTTCTCTGAATGTTGTGCCAGTACTTCGCCTGGTTGGAAAGATAAAATAAAATCTTCTTGAGGGATGCCATTGAAGTGCAAGCTACATACTCAAACTGGACAGAAAGCTATAATAGCTAGCTAAATATAACTGGATAGTTAGCCCGCTATTGTAGCTGGCTAGctgactttttatttatttaaccttttatttaactaggcaagtcatttaagaacaaattcttatttacaatgactgcctaccaaaagacctcctgcagggacgggggctgggattaaaaatcaaACAATGGTCTATATGACAAAAGACACCACGACAAGAGACAACACAAATACACCATTCTGAGCGTTCCATTTGTAAGAAGGGAAtatgatgggaggaggaggaggagatgcgcacacacacccctacaccccAGATAGAGCAGCACCAGTCAGCTCTGGAGTTCAGGATCCCCTCCATTTTTGTCTCACCTTTATTTTCAATCCCACCCTTAACCTGTTGGGACTCTGTAGTTATGTTTTAGgttttcttttatttttttaatcagtTAAAACAACTATTTTGGGCTGTAATTTCCTTGTTTGTATATTTCTGTTTTGGTGAAGTGCAATTGTCCTGTACAAAGCCTGTATTTAATACAGCTTGAGTTAAAgttaaaagaagaaaaaaaaccttTATACACTATCAGCCCTTTTCCTGCTCTTCTGGAGTTCCAACAAATGTCTATTCAGTGAATATTACTGTTTGTCCTCCAGGTGAtattatcctcttgctctttttcatttttttgtttgtCTTTGCTCTTTAAGAAACGGGTAAATTGTATAGGTTCAAAACCATAAATTCAATATCTACATttcttttgttttgtattttaaaAATCTCGTAGTGTAGTAACTATGGTACAATTGTGTGTTCTGTCTTTTGGGGGCTATTCTTGTTCATCACCTGTAAACAACGCAACAAAGCAGTTCctaaatttgtaagtcgctctggataagagcgtctgctaaatgacttaaatgtaaatgtaaatgtaaactacaTAGAGATcaaagacaacatagcatggtagcaacacaacatgacaacaatatggtagcaacacatggtagtagcacaaaacatggtacaaacattattgggcacggacaacagcacaaagggcaagaaggtagaagcaaagcagccacaactgtcagtaagagtgtccatgattgagtctttgaatgaagagatggagatacaactgtccagtttgagtgtttgttacagctcgttccagtcacttgctgcagtgaactgaacctttaacagaatgtgactggcagaatgggtgttatgtggaggatgagggctgctgtagatatctcagataggggggagtgaggcctaagagggttttataaataagcatcaacaaGTGGGTATTGTGACTATACACAGATGACCGATTTACAGAGTAGTATAGAATGcattgatgtgtcctataaggagcattggtggcaaatctgatggtaaagaacatctagttgctcgagagcacccttacctgccgatccaTAAATTAAGTCTCTGTAATCTAACATGGGATGGATGGTAATCTGAaacagggttagtttggcagctggggtgaaagggGAGCGatttacgatagaggaaaccaagtctagatttaactttagcctgcagattTGATAtttgctgagagaaggacagtgtaccgtctagccatactcccaagtacttgtatgaggtgactacctcaagctctaaaccctcagaggtagtaatcacacctgtggggagaggggcattcctcttaccaaaccacatgacttGTTTTTTTTAGGTGTTCAgcacaaggttaagggtagagaaagcttgttggacactaagaaaggtTTGTTatagagcatttaacacacaaTCCGatggaggggccagctgagtataagactatctgcatataaatggatgagagcttCCTACTACCTGAGctatgttgatgtaaattgagaagatcgtggggcctaggatcgagccttggggtattTCTCTTGGTgataggcagtggctgagacagctgATTTTCTGAATTCATGCACTCTTTGAGAGATGTAGTTAGCAATCCAGGCCAAAGACTCctcagacaccaatactccttagtcAATACCCACAAGAATGCAATGGTCTACTgaatcaaaagctttggccaagtgaATATAAATAGCAgtacaacattgcttagaatcaagggcaatggtgacatcattgaggacctatAAGGTTGCAGTGATGcgtccataacctgagcggaaaccacattgcatacccgagagaatactatagatatcaagAAAGCcggtcagttgattattgacaagtttttccaacacttttgataaacagggcaaaatagaaataggcctgtaACAGTTCGGACCAGCTTGATCTCACCCTTTAAATAAAGAACAAattggctgccttccaagcaattgGAACCTCACCAGAAAGGTGAgacaggcttggtgatgataggggcagcaaccttaaagaagggtctaaacatctgacccagatgttttttggggatcaagtttaaggagctcctttagcacctcggactcagtgactgcctgtaGGGAGAagctttgtagcggggcagggggaaaagagggagattAGGAAATGTTGAACTACCCGCGTCCTCCTTCATTCGCGACCTCTACGAGGTAAAATAGAGCCAAGCAACCAGTATAGCAATGGACGCTTTGGTTCATTACGTAATCAGGTCAGAATTTCACAAGTTCAAGCAACAGCCCTTGCAACAGAATCTAGAACTCATTGAATCCCATTGTGTGGGGGGGGGACTCTTTTTGGCAGGGGGAcactatttggcatgacaggcccCCAACCATCTACACTGTAAACAAAAATCAAGTTGTTTCAACTAAATATTATTAAGTAACTGGTTCCACAACCTTTTTTTTTAGTTTACTCAACTTTTTGATCAAAGTGTTACCAGAACTTAACATTTTGTTTCTCAAAATGTCTCGTGTTCATTTAGTTTGAAATTGTTATTTGGGCAGCTTACCTAAAATAAagaatgttacacacacacacacagtgattttaacatacaatgttttcaacttacatattGTACATGATTACATTGCATGTTAATTTATACAGTAATTcatattcaacatgtcctcacctgCGATTTGAACTCAAAAACATTTGGTTCACAGCATTCCAATCTTCTGGAGCTAAGTTTGGGCCAACACATTTTCTTTTAGTTCAGGTAACACTAGGACAAAAAAAACAGTGTAGcacttacactaccgttcaaaaatttggggtcacttagaaatgtccttgtttttcaaagaaaagcactttttttttgtccatttaaaataacataacGTTTATCAGAAATGCAGTGTGGACTTTGTAAATGTTCCAAATTACTATTTTTTTttgctggaaacagcagatattttatggaatatctagagaggctcattatcagcaaccatcactcttgtaattccaatggcaagttgtgttagctaatacaaTCTTCaagtggcagcttcattaaacagtaccctcaaaacacccgtctcaacatcagcagtgaagaggtgactccgggatgctggccttctagcaaaaacaaggacatttctaagtgaccccaaatttttgaacggtagtgtatatctcAATGCCTTAGCAATTACTGGCAGTCTTTGTGGTATTAATATGCAGGGAGCATAAATTGTACAATTGTTAACTAACAAATACTTTTTTCAAGTTAGAACCCATGTATAGAACCCaactacatacatatatatattaggGACCATTATCTGCTACCTGGACTTTAGTCATAATTAGTTGAAACAAGTTTTCTTTAGTGtagcttagggcccccaaaaggcccTATGCTACACTACCAGACCACACACTATGTCGCTCTGATGTTTCGCTGACCTCTTTGGTGTAGCTCTCTctgacctttctctctctttctggtctcATTTATCTGTCCCTCTGGTCTCTGACTCTTCTCtgatcactttctctctctgatctctctgtcaGGTGGGTGTGTATAAGCTGCTGTTTGACTCTATGGTTCAGGGTTCTGTGAAGAGGGATCAGCTCCTCCACTTCCTCAAGCTCCGGCCCCACCAGGCCTTTGGGTCAGAGCTCCAGAGGTATGCCCAGAAATTGGGCCTCCTGGCAGTCACCTTCGGAGAGCTTGTGGACCACCTGTTGGTTGTGCTACATTTCTCTAACCTCCAGCCCATTGACAAGCTATGCCTGGAATACAGACATCAGAGCTCCGGAGTCCTCATAGGAAACAGGGAGGTAGAGTTTGAGGAGACCCAGCTAAGGGCTGAGCTCAGGGACTACCTGGCCTtctggaggggggagagggagccCCATGGAGTGGATATTGAGGATATAGAAGAGGCTTGGAAGTGTAGGATGTGCCCCTATGAGGAGAGCTGTGAATGGAGGAGGAATAGGTTGCAAGAGGTGATGGTTGATGGCAGTAAGAAAGCCAAATTGGATGGTTCTAAATCCGAGACTCCCAATTCAAGTCGGAGAGTCCCAAATTGAAGTTTGTCAGGTCTGAGAATCCAAAATGGGAGAGTCCAAGGTTGGACAGTCCAACAGTGGATAGCCTGACATCTGCATGACTTCCGTTATGATTTTATGGGTTTACAATAGGGTTGAATAGCGGGGAGGGGCCTCccattctgggttcgagtccaggctctgtcgcagccggccgtgaccaggaaacccatggggcggtgcacaattggcccagcgtcgtccgggtttggtcggcagggatatccttgtcccatcgcgcactagcgactcctgtggcggggcgggcgcagtgcacgctgaacCGGGTTACCGAGATCTACTGAGATTTCCCACCCAAACCCACTCCCTTTTCCCCGGATAAATAACTGAGAAACCGGTAAATTAGAATACATTATTTCAGTATGACGTaaaatggaactgttaaattatacagttgaagtcggaagtttacgtacacttaggtagGAGTTGTTAAAACTcatttttttcaaccactccacaaatttcttgtggacaaactatagttttggcaagtctgttaggacatctactgtgtgcatgacacaagtaattttccagcaattttttacagacagattatttcacttgtaattcacagtatcacaattccagtggctcagaagtaggggtcgaccgattaatcggaatggccgattaattagggccgatttcaagtttaaatttttggacaccgatttggccaattaaaaaaaaaaaaatatatatatatatatatatatatatatattttttacaccttttatttaattaggcaagtaagttaagaacattcttattttcaatgacggccttggaacggtgggttaactgccttgtttaggagcagaacgacatttttgtcagctcggggattcaatcttgcaaccttatggttaactagtccaacgcgttaaccacctgcctctcattgcactccacgaggagcctacctgttacgcgaatgcagtaagaagccaaggtaaattgctagctagcattaaacttatcttataaaaaacaatcataatcactagttaactacacatggttgataatattactagtttatctagcgtgtcctgcgttgcatataatcgatgcggtgtgcATTTgcggaaaaaggactgtcgttgctccaacgtgtaactaaccataaacctcaatgcctttcttaaaatcaatacacataagtatacatttttaaacctgcatatttaattagctaaaagaaatccaggttagcaggcaatattaaccaggtgatattgtgtcacttctcttgcgttcattgcacacagagtcagggtatatgcgataataataaacgttttgttttcgaaatgatagtttccggattcgaccatattaatgaccaaaggctcgtatttctgtgtgttatgttatgatttgatatttgatagtgcagtctgactgagcggtggtaggcagcagcaggctcgtaagcattcattcaaacagcactttcgtgcgttttgccagcagctctttgctgtgcttcaagcattgagctgtttatgacttcaagtctatcaactcctaagattaggctggtgtaaccgatgtgaaatggctagctagttagcgaggTGCGCACTAACAGCGTTTCAAaggtcactcgctctgagacttggactagttgttccccttgctctgcatgggtaacactgcATCGAGCTCAgttaggggcgaggagagggacagaagctatactgttacactggcaatactaaagtgcctataagaacatccaatagtcaaaggtatatggaatacaaaatggtatagagggaaatagtcctataataactacaacttaaaacttacctgggaatattgaagactcatgttaaaaggaaccaccagctttcatatgttctcatgttctgcgCAAGGagcttaaacgttagctttttttacatggcacatattgcacttttactttcttctccaacactttgtttttgcattatttaaaccaaattgaacatgtttcatgatttttattgatgtgttaaaataagtgttcattcagtattgttgtaattgtcattattacaaattccttaaaaaaattgtccgattttaatcggtatcggcttattttggtcctccaataatcggtatttgcgttaaaatcataatcagtcgacgTCGAGTTCACatacaaagttgactgtgcctttttaaacagcttggaaaattccaggaaataatgtcatggctttagaagcttctgataggctaattgacataatttgagtcaattggaggtgtacctgtggatgtatttcatggcctaccttcaaactcagtgcttttttgcttgacatccatgggaaaatccaaagaaatcagccaagacttcagaaaaaaattgtagacctccacaagtctggtttatccttgggagcaatttccaaatgcctgaaggtaacacattcatctgtacaaacaatagtaagcaagtataaacaccatgggaccacgcagccatcataccgctcaggaaggagatgcgttctgtctgaggtagtcacctggaatgcatttcagatAATAggagtgccttgttaaaagtatatttgtggaatttctttccttcttaatggtgGTAGTGTATaccagttatttattcagacccattacCATTCAATCTTCGTGAAGAGAAATGATAGCCATCTGCATCTTATTCTAGTCCTATGTTATTCAAGCATGACATTACAATGATGGTATGGACAACACAACTTATTTCAttcaggggtgcaactttcactggggggGGAATTGcatttttgccccccccccccttctcattGTAATGTGATACAAAAAGTGGCAACAGTGTGCTTTATGACCATGTGGACGCCTCAGCATGGTCGCTGGATTTTGGACCATGTGGACACATAGTGGTCTGTCAGGCTATGTGGAGGCCAAGCTTCTGGAAGGCCGGATTTTTTTCTTGTTCAGTTTGTCCTTTTGTTTTTTATCTTATGCTTGTTTATTTTCATATTTTTCCTGTAAAGCACATTGTGTTgcataaagcttgatttgatttgaccagtTTGTCATTAGTTGTTCCTTTTGTTATcctttttttcttgtttttgtagtaaatatttcatcttattttcatttttttcctGTAAAGCAAATTGTTGCATtacatgtctgaaatgtgctgtataaagaTTGATTTGACCAGCATagttcagtgtgtatgtgttgccCTCTTTCACGGAGTTGTAAAAGCAAGCCGAGCAGAAACTTGCATTATGAGGTGGCTATTTGTACTATCTGACAGCGGTTGTTTttatggaaatgttttgtagcctTTTTTGTCCGGTTTCAACAGAAGTAAATGAACTTGGCTAGCTTTTGACAGTTTTATCAGAGGGAGAGAGCTGGTTAAAAGTTGGCTAACGTTACTGTAGctattctttttttttcttcaatcaCAGTAGACCTGAGTCAAACGATGAAACCATCGACCAAATGATTGAAAGAAGATATTCTGACGTTTTTCAATGTGAGTTTATATTAGTCAATATGGCATGTAACattattgatctgtcagtttccctaGCGAATTCCATACTTTTCACACTGACACAGTAATAAACGGCTCTAATGTTAAAGGCTTCAATGTCATGATGCACAGTACAGATCTGCGCTGTACCAATTTTTTCATACCCCTTCCGCCCCGCAGTTTTTCATACCGCACCCACTAGCTTTCTGTCCGACTCCCACCCGCTACCGCAAGAACTGGTCCCAAACCCAACCACAGTCCTGACATGTTATTTTAGGCGAATGTGACGCAACCCATTGCCAACCATAATCCCAACAATGTTGTGCCCTATAGGTAATATCAAATGCACAAAAATAACTTGAAATAGGTTAAATTACCAGAAATTCTCACATGGCCCTTATATTAGGCTATCTGTATTACTGGGCTATATCAGTGACCTTTTATCCACCTGTGTACTTAATCAGcttgttgatatgccacacctgtgaggtgtatggattatcttggcaaaggagaaacgctcactaacagcgatgtaaacacatttgtgcacaacatttgaaagAAATACGGTTTTGTGTGTTTGGACaatttctgggatgttttatttccgcttatgaaacatgggatgAACACTTTACatgggtttatatttttgttcagtatattttatagtttaacgtaaactcaccccatttcGTACAAAAgtgcgcaaccgcaacattcaaacgaggcgacaaagaactaatgggactgtagcgactgtgttgaagtcaaaatcgggggtgtgaactaggtttctattcaagcgttgatcgacatggcaATGGCtctagtattggagaaaagttgagaACTGACCCTCCGTGTCATGTAACTTACAGCatgcataaagcaactatttctgtcttacaatctctctccaccaggtgtagcacttctatcatcctttaaaaacaagaaattgaCAGTGACTGGGGTAAGGGGGGGCTCCTGGTCATTTTATTcgtcatcattctcaaagccgctgtttacttataagatcactttagcaccgccctaaaaacccgattcaaattcgacacaaaccttcaaataggtatgtaatgacacatgtaaactctttatagtgttttatttacattttagaggcgataagttGGACGGATCGAGTgaaaaaagcaattttcccacacaaGATCTCgtcttctcactatcacgcattagtttcgcttccccacccgccatttttaaaaagacccgatggggctcattgcctgcttgagttatgcagaaacgggcagcgtttaggtcatgtaattgattctggtggaaaggggagaaattgtgctttacaatggtattgacattaatTAAGgacaattgtacggaccaaggcgatgtacgagtttacgttACCTTGAAAGAGTGGGAAGATTTTCAGATGGAGAAATATGG containing:
- the LOC115136812 gene encoding exonuclease V-like — translated: MNSKTTPRDDPLDDGCDISNAQLIRILSERLAPSDQPSLTPPAGTSLTPGGTSLSAGADQHSPTLGVCVVNDGQSLAKEERIEGQIKKRGHMVVAPFERLSNNRSTFTLSVPDQSPMERFSKHHLNVTQLCEQSWCEIKVVYGFLKPHMKRREMRRTAVTTGASIHLARELEANPDAVTVVVHTREDREALKLINLIQMVPALEAGQLVREFPVLGVLDGVFFLGVVDELYCSKSGDLVLSELKTRSHNSLPHPAQAKGHSLQVGVYKLLFDSMVQGSVKRDQLLHFLKLRPHQAFGSELQRYAQKLGLLAVTFGELVDHLLVVLHFSNLQPIDKLCLEYRHQSSGVLIGNREVEFEETQLRAELRDYLAFWRGEREPHGVDIEDIEEAWKCRMCPYEESCEWRRNRLQEVMVDGSKKAKLDGSKSETPNSSRRVPN